In the Mastomys coucha isolate ucsf_1 unplaced genomic scaffold, UCSF_Mcou_1 pScaffold18, whole genome shotgun sequence genome, one interval contains:
- the Sdhb gene encoding succinate dehydrogenase [ubiquinone] iron-sulfur subunit, mitochondrial, producing MAAAVGVSLKRVFPATALGRVSLQFQGCRGAQTAAAAAPRIKKFAIYRWDPDKTGDKPRMQTYEVDLNKCGPMVLDALIKIKNEVDSTLTFRRSCREGICGSCAMNINGSNTLACTRRIDTNLSKVSKIYPLPHMYVIKDLVPDLSNFYAQYKSIEPYLKKKDESQEGKQQYLQSIEEREKLDGLYECILCACCSTSCPSYWWNGDKYLGPAVLMQAYRWMIDSRDDFTEERLAKLQDPFSLYRCHTIMNCTQTCPKGLNPGKAIAEIKKMMATYKEKRALA from the exons tttCAGGGCTGCCGAGGGGCACAGacagctgctgctgcagctcctAGAATCAAAAAATTTGCCATTTACCGATGGGACCCGGACAAGACTGGAGATAAACCTCGGATGCAAACGTACGAGGTGGATCTGAATAA GTGTGGACCTATGGTGTTGGATGCGTTAATCAAGATCAAGAACGAAGTTGATTCTACTTTGACCTTCCGAAGGTCGTGTAGAGAAG GGATCTGTGGCTCTTGTGCCATGAACATCAACGGAAGCAACACTCTGGCATGCACACGCAGGATCGACACGAACCTCAGCAAAGTCTCCAAAATTTACCCTCTGCCGCATATGTATGTGATCAAGGATCTAGTCCCT gaCTTGAGTAACTTCTATGCACAGTACAAATCCATTGAGCCTTATCTGAAGAAGAAGGATGAGTCCCAGGAGGGCAAGCAACAGTATCTGCAGTCCATCGAGGAGCGAGAGAAGCTG GATGGGTTGTATGAATGCATCCTGTGTGCCTGCTGCAGCACCAGCTGCCCCAGCTACTGGTGGAACGGAGACAAGTACCTGGGGCCCGCGGTTCTCATGCAG GCCTATCGCTGGATGATCGACTCCAGAGACGATTTCACAGAGGAGCGCCTGGCCAAGCTGCAGGACCCCTTCTCTCTCTACCGCTGCCACACCATCATGAACTGTACACAGACCTGCCCCAAG gGTCTGAATCCAGGGAAAGCGATCGCCGAAATCAAGAAGATGATGGCGACCTACAAGGAGAAGCGGGCATTGGCTTGA